The Branchiostoma floridae strain S238N-H82 chromosome 6, Bfl_VNyyK, whole genome shotgun sequence genomic interval CCCCTAGATATTACAGCATCAGGAGTCATTTTTGGTCATGCTAACATTCTGACGGGGCCTGGGGAAATGAGCAGGATAAGAGTATTTTTTCTGTTCGTCAAGGACATCCTTGGCTTTCCTttggaatatgaatttttaagATTGTGCAGTGCCCCCTTTTGTGCATTCTACAAAATATGAATAACAGTGCATTTTCAGTAATGACACACGGAAACACTAACATGAGAGTATTTAGTCAAGTATTCATTTCAACCTGTACATTATTCAAGTAATCAATACTTACTAAGTCCATATATAAACACAGATTAGAGAGATACAAACAGAATACTCCTTAGTCATTTGTTTGATAGCACCCAACTATGCATATTACATTGAATATACCATTGCCTATCAAAATTTCAACATCTCTTGTATATTGGTGACATAGCCAATTTCCAAACATGACTATTTGTAGGAACCTACACATTGTGATCTGTACTTTGttagatacatacataatatatatacacTCTCTGTACATCATATTGAATAACTTTACAAAATATATCCTGGTTACTTTACAAATACAGTGCTCAGGTACAATTAGCTGTGAGAAGATAAGTCTACTCCAATTCTGTCCAAGCTATTGTCAATCTTTTGCTTCTTTCATTATGTGGTCTCCCTCTTGGCTTCACATGGAGACTTTGACCTTCTTTTTGTGGGCAAATTCAACTTATCAAAGTAGACTTTTCTACACTGAATATTAGCATGAGACAACCAGACAAgtgtaaagataaagataaaatgTCTAAAGGTGTGGAAAGAGCATGGAAGTCACAGTAATTCTCTATAGTCATTTGCCATTATCATGTTTAAAGACAATGGCACAttcaaaagcaacaaaacatggtacTGAAACTCCTGAGCATCATATTCATTGAAGTTAACACATAGGAATAGCAATAAAAATCATGATCTGATTCTTATTGAGAATAACGTGGCATGTCTGTCACAGCCTGTGGGAGGAGGTCCATTTCCACGCTCTCCCAGAGAGCTGTGATCTGTGCTGGGCGTACTTTTCCTTTATCTTCCGTGTGCAGCTGTTGTCCATCCCACACAGAAACAGATCGTCCACACAGAGTCACTTCTCACAAAGTCTGCCACAAAAGAGCCAGCTTGTTGGCTATGTCATAGATCAACCTTCTGACCTATGCTAACGGGAATGGATTGCATTTCTCGTCTCATGCAGAGAAACTCCCCAATGACGGCCATGAGAGCTATACACACAATGTTCAGCAGCCACCACACTAAGGACGTAGGGAAGTGTAAGTTATAGATCCAGCAGCCTATGACGTTGAATAGATGTGCTGTCACTGTGAAATCCACACACTGTAGAGGAAAGGGAAGAATAAGACATAATCATGTTCATACGTGAAAGTACAGCATACACTACAAGAGTGTGACAATGATATAGTCACGAAGCCATGAAGCCCAGAAGGAAGACTTTTATGTTTCCCTTGCTGAAAGGATGTGAATAAGCCTTGTGCTGCTAAATGTTTGGTGCTGCTAAATGTTTGGTAATTCTCATGCTAACACGACTTATCAGTTATCTTCCTGCCTCCTATACTTTTGTGATTTAGAAAACTACATGGCATGCCACAAATCGCAATTTAGAAAATCAAGTACCAAAAGCAAAAAAATCAAGTATGTGTATACAGAATTGTAACAGTACATACCTGTTTCGCTCTTCCTACTATGAATAAAAGTCCTAAAGCCctgtaaaatacaacaaaaatgtaattcATGTTAGCAAGAAAGCAGTATACAACATCTGATAAAAGCTGACATCTATCAACAAACTGCATTACCATCTATTCCTCAGGGTACTAGTGATTCTTTCATACCAAAACACTTGACAAATCAACTCCATCAAAACACCACTATGGGGAAGGGGTATAATGTGATGCCTTGTCAATAAGCAGTAAGTTCAGAAGAGGAAAGTTTCTTACCCTGTAAGTGCATTTAGTACATATGCTGCCATCATGAGTCTGCCTCGGGACGATCTGAAGTCTAATAGCTGCAGGGTGACAGATGTGAGACAGTGAGATGAAAAAAAGCACATCAATCATAATTCCAATGgtaattactacatgtattaataaATCACAATAGGTCCTTCCTTTCAGACTGACTGAAAGGGTATCAGACCAACATCAGAGCTTGAGACACCCATTTCACATCATAGCTTGATTTCTCAATCACTGTCTGTACCAGTGGGACACCAAATAAAGTGTGAAGAGGCTAAAAGGAATACTGAACTTACACAAAcaataggtacatgtaggtatgcaTTTTTAGTGACATGCACTGGCGTTTCAAAATGCTATCTTCATGTATTAAAACAACACTAAcagcctctgttttagaccaagtttgactgttgaaacttggtaaaaatgacttaGCAACTCCCCTCTATGAcactcttgttcttttttggACCTGTAACTTGTGTAAGTGTAAGCCCCAGAACACGCGGACGCCTGCCGGTATCAgatctactgatttttttcagttttcaggtctgtttttttctgaaccAGTCCAACTAGAAAAAACAGGTTTGTAACAGTACCATCCCCTAGTTGAAGGTAATGCAGCCACATTAGTATTTTTTGCAGGGAAAACACCAAACCCAAATAAAACCACTATGAACGAGGACAAAGTATTCCCATTATTACCtcatatgaaaatatttgatcCAGCGATCTACTCTCATCCGCGAAGAAGTCGATAATGAATATCCATAGTCCCATTCCTCCGTAGAACACACTCTGAACTGTGATGATCTGTAGCAGGATGAGAGTGGGGTCCCACACGTAACTTCTGAAGTGGCCTGCCATCTCCTTCTGACCACTCACTTCCACCACAAGAAAAGCTTTCCTTCCTATTCAAAGTGCAAAGGTAAAGGATGAgataaaaatcatgatgatgataacagaAAATTCTGACATATAACTTCCTAGACTATCATGGCCGTTCGTCAATCATACAGAACGTATGATCCCATACCTGTGTCTCCTTGTTTCACGGACGCTTGTGATGTAGGGTACGACAATACACCTTCTGCCGTACCAGCTGTCAGTGTGATGATGACTCAGACCGACCGGTGACTTGGCATGTGtgacacaacacaaacaaatatGTTGATTTCGACCGTCATTTCTTCTAGCTCTGTCCCAACCATCACATGCTTTCTGCCTCAGTCCGATGCTATAACCTCTTTTGAATGATATACTACAAAATTTTACCAATTGGTGAAGTTGTCCCTAACTTTTAAGCTCTCCAAAAGTTTGTGATGCGTTCTCGAAAAAAATATTACgtggcggccatcttggttCTGAGTTGATCATGTGACTAAGtatttgacctttgaactgaAGTGATAACAGTTAAAGTAACAGTTAAAAATCATAAACCAGAACGATGTGTCACTTTTatttcataatttgatacttaaTACTCAATGACATGTTGTTAGCGAGctttttgaatattttatcaCGGAACAAAATTTTACCCAAAAGCCCTTGCGTTCGGTCACTGCTGGGTACCGCCATTTTTTCCGGGACTGTGAAAGGTAAAGTCGTCAACTTTTCCTTGTTTCTGTCGAAAAAATGCAATGAATATATCGCGATTTCAATACACGACTACTAGCTGTCCCTATGTAACGTGTATGTCGAAGTGAAATGTTACGAGCTGTCGTTATTTTCTTCAGATGAGCTACGAATGGATGACCTTGTTGAGGTTCGGCATATTTGCCGGTTGGTCTGTCGCACGTAGCGCACGTTTGTTCGTTTGGCTCCCGGTTCCCCAGTGATTAGCATTGAAAACTGTCGGTTTCTGAAAAGCTAGTGCATCAATTACACTTCCAGTCCTCTGAAAGCTCAAATGAGTGCTTTTGTAGTTCATGCCCAATGtcattctttattcatataTAACCACCATAAATCATCATGTTGTCAAACCCGTAACTGCTAGATGGACCTTGACTTCGGCCTTTGAAAATATGGAACGTCGAGACCTGCACTTGGGCTTCTTGAAAGAATAAGCATTATGAATTTGCTGACATGACTAGTCATTTTTATTGTACTAGGGGTTTTGTTTTATGTGACTTTTGAAGAACACAGCCTTCTCATAAATATGACATTCCACTACAACTAAAACAAGACTAATATATGATTTTCATGGCACAGAAGTTATATTATGCTAATTTTTCAATGTCAATTTGGTTCGCACTTCATTTCCTAAACCTTTCACATGATTTCTTTCAGTTTCACCATGGCCTCCCTGCCTCACATGGTATGCTATGCCAGGCAATAAATTATCATAACTCTATTAAAACAACAATGATAAAGTCTGTCAGTCAAAGACATCATATGCAATTTACTTACTGGTGAATACTTCTGAATGTGAAATGATGATCTCTCTATATTTTCAGAAGGAGCAGAATCATGGCACACCAGCTGATGCGTGCAGTCCCGCGGCTGGTAGCACGGAGAGCGTTCTCTACCTCGTTAGCAAGGGCAGGTGGCGGCGCCGGAGGGATGCCAGCATGGCAAATCAACCCAAGGTCAGGATCTTTGCCATATTCTATTAATTAGTGGATACTGATCTTGTACAAATTGTTTGCAGTAAGAatcaaaatactgtacatgtatctacatgtactactatgaTATGGTGCATTCTTGACCTTGGTTTCTTGACCTTGGTTTAATTTGGGAATTAAAACATAATGTTGCCAGTGTAGAGGTCTTGGTGGATAACATAAATTTCAGCTTGGAAGATATACAAAAAGGCAAATAGTTATAACGTATGttgaatttctttctttccataAATCAGAAATGTTTATGAGGATCGGCCAGACTTCCCCATGCCAAACGTCCCCTACGTGAGTGAACTCGACGACGCTCAGAAGGCGCTGAAGGCAAAGGAGGCAGGTGACTGGAAAAGTCTATCAGATGAAGAGCTCAAGGCGTGTAAGTGTCTAATAAACATGCTTACATGCTGATGATTACCAACTGTGTCACAGTTACGGATGAAGTACATGCATTTCTTTCCACCTATCAGGAATGTTCAGAAGTGGTATAATTAATAGGAATGTATTGCACAGATTGACAGATGGATGATACAAACTGGTACTGATGTAGTGTAGCCCATAATTAGTGTACTAGTGGTTAGACAAGACAGGTTCATATCTCAACCAAAACCTCTTGAGATGGACCTATTTTCCAGTTCTTACTAATCTtagacataaatgtcatatcTTGGTAGCCATCCCATACATTTATCAATAACTTTTCATTGTTAGTCCCAACTTCTCTAACATTCTGTTGACTCAATTACATCTATCCAATTTAAATCATTTTCATCAGAACTATCAGGGACATTGGTCAGTTATGAGTTCTACATGCTGTACATCTTATAGCCCTGGATACCCATAGATTCTCACATGCATCTTTTTGTTCATTAC includes:
- the LOC118418546 gene encoding protein SYS1 homolog; amino-acid sequence: MAGHFRSYVWDPTLILLQIITVQSVFYGGMGLWIFIIDFFADESRSLDQIFSYELLDFRSSRGRLMMAAYVLNALTGALGLLFIVGRAKQCVDFTVTAHLFNVIGCWIYNLHFPTSLVWWLLNIVCIALMAVIGEFLCMRREMQSIPVSIGQKVDL